GGGGCCGGTCGCTTGCGGAACGCGGCTACGCTTCGAGCGTCAGCCGCGTTACCGTACCGTGCGGATCGCTTTCGGTGGAAAGCGTGCCGCCCGCCTGACCGGCAAAGGCCGTTACCAGCCGCTGGCCAAGGCCGCCTTCACGGCCCTTTATCTGCATCTCCTCGGGAATGCCGATGCCGTTATCGGCGACTTCGAGCAGCCATCCGTCCCCATGCGCGCGAAACCGCACCTGGATGTTGCCGGCATCGCGCCCGACAAATGCGTGCTTGGCGGCGTTGGTGACGAGTTCGTTGACCACCAGCCCGATCGAAACCGCCCTGTCGCGCGCCATCCGCACATGATCGGCTTCGCAAGTCAGCGTTATCGTCGCGCGCAGGAACAGCGCCTCCGACAGCGCGGCGCAGAGTTCGCGCAGATAGACCTGCATGTCGACGGCGTCGACGCTGGCGCCGCCGCGGTAGAGATGCCGATGCGCCCGCGCGATGCTTTCGATCCGCGTCTGCGCCCGCGACAAGGCCTCGGCGGTCGCCGGATCGTCGGCGCGGCGCCGCTGCAGATCGAGCAGGCTGGCGACCAGCGCGAAATTATTCTTCACGCGATGGTCGAATTCCTCGAGGAACAGGTCGCGTTCGGCGACTTCGCGATCACGCTCGGCAACCGCCCAGCGCACGGCCCGGCGAAACAGCTCCGCCACCACCACGATCGCGGCATAGGCACTGGCGTTGACGATCGTGCG
This genomic interval from Sphingosinithalassobacter tenebrarum contains the following:
- a CDS encoding sensor histidine kinase; this encodes MARIGELDLPARLAPAVPQVATQIGFGLLCAAAAITFRAVVDLIAPAAGPYALGYVAVLVATLFARWPAGAITAVFTILYSWYFILPVFNSFAFGSPLDGPRTIVNASAYAAIVVVAELFRRAVRWAVAERDREVAERDLFLEEFDHRVKNNFALVASLLDLQRRRADDPATAEALSRAQTRIESIARAHRHLYRGGASVDAVDMQVYLRELCAALSEALFLRATITLTCEADHVRMARDRAVSIGLVVNELVTNAAKHAFVGRDAGNIQVRFRAHGDGWLLEVADNGIGIPEEMQIKGREGGLGQRLVTAFAGQAGGTLSTESDPHGTVTRLTLEA